A single window of Nicotiana sylvestris chromosome 5, ASM39365v2, whole genome shotgun sequence DNA harbors:
- the LOC104238664 gene encoding uncharacterized protein, protein MEKESEKKKPRILCLHGFRGSAEILKKLVLRWPESVVDKLDLVFLDAPFPAQGKSALEGFFDPPYFEWFQSNKDFTEFYNFEECVEYIEDFMSKHGPFDGILGFSQGAVLGAAIPGMQRERVALTKVPEIKFVIIISGAKLGGPTYGVPQLAANAFSSPVNCPSLHFLGETDFQKKDGEILLESFVDPQVIHHSKGHTIPRLDDSSLEIMLGFIEKIQKL, encoded by the exons ATGGAAAAGGAATcagagaagaagaaaccaagaaTCCTTTGCCTCCATGGCTTTAGAGGCAGTGCTGAAATCCTCAAGAAATTGGTTCTCCGGTGGCCGGAATCCGTCGTAGATAAATTAGATTTGGTTTTTTTGGATGCACCTTTTCCAGCTCAGGGAAAATCTGCACTTGAGGGTTTCTTTGATCCTCCTTACTTTGAATGGTTTCAATCAAACAAG GATTTCACAGAGTTTTATAACTTTGAAGAATGTGTAGAGTACATAGAAGATTTTATGTCAAAGCATGGACCTTTTGATGGTATTCTTGGTTTCTCACAA GGAGCAGTTTTAGGTGCAGCAATACCAGGCATGCAAAGGGAAAGAGTGGCTCTAACAAAAGTTCCAGAGATAAAGTTTGTAATCATAATATCAGGGGCAAAACTAGGAGGGCCTACATATGGGGTACCACAATTGGCTGCCAATGCATTTTCTTCTCCTGTCAACTGCCCATCCCTTCACTTTTTAG gaGAGACGGATTTTCAGAAAAAAGACGGTGAAATTCTGCTGGAGAGTTTTGTTGATCCACAAGTGATTCATCATTCTAAAGGCCATACCATACCAAGACTAG ATGATAGCAGCCTTGAAATAATGCTTGGGTTTAttgaaaaaattcaaaaactttGA